TTTTCTTTGTCGTAATAAATATCCATCTTCAGGGTTAACAAATATAGTAATCTGATCAGCCTGTCTAAAATGGCTACATGCTTCTTTAACAATATCAACAATGGTTTCAGGTGCAAGCGAAAGCTGTTTAACTATAATTTTTTCTGCTATTGAAATAGCAAGTCTTGATAAATCCTTTTCTAAATCCTTGATAATTGTTTCTCGCATTTCATATGTTTCCAAAAGCGCTTTTTTGATCTCTTCATATCTTATTAGAGCCTCTAATCTAGCCTTTTCCATCCCTTCGTGGTAACCTTGTTGCTGTCCAATTTCATAACCTTCATCCAGCTTATTCTTTAACTGTTCTTCAGCACTTTGCAATATCTCTTGCGCTTTGTTTTTTGCATCTTCTATTACTGTTGAAGCTTCTTTTTCAGCAGTATTTAAGACTGGGTCTATGTCTATAGCCTTTCGTTCATCAAGATAACTTTCTCTTGATGAAGCTTCAATTAACACTTCATTATTTATACAGGGTGTCTTAAGTAATTTAGACAACGATAGCATCCTCTCCACCGCGGGATATAATTATTTCTCCTGCTTCGTCCAGCCTTCTGATAACCTGAACAATTTTCTGCTGAGCCTCTTCCACTTCTCTTAACCTAACAGGCCCTAACATTTCTATGTCCTCGGCAAGCATTTCCCCGGCCCTCTTTGATAGATTCTTAAGTACCCTATCAGTAACTTCTGTGCTCGACCCTTTAAGGGCATAGGCCAAATCTTTAAAGTCAATTTCTCGAAGAACTCTACGAATTGATTGATCATCTAGGGTAATAATATCTTCAAATACAAACATCCTTTTTCGAATTTCTTCAACTAACTCCTGATCTTCTCTTTCAAGCTCTTCCAGAATACTCTTTTCTGTACCTCTATCAACCCTGTTTAAAATATCTACAAGGGTATCAATGCCACCAGCTACTGTAAAATCTTGATTTACTACAGAAGATAATTTCTTTTCCAATACTCCTTCTACTTCTTTTAGCATTTCCGGAGAGGTCCTCTCCATAGTGGCAATTCTTCTTGTAATATCTGTTTGCATTTCTTCTGGAAGTGAACTTAAAACTATTGCGGCTTGATCAGGTTGTAAATATGAAAGTATTAGTGAAATAGTTTGTGGGTGTTCATTATTTATAAAGTTTACAAGCTGTTTTGGATCGGTCTTTCTCAATAGATTAAAGGGTTTTATTCTAGATGCTTCTGTTAACCTTTTTATCAACTCAGTAGCCTTTTGAGGTCCAAGCGCCTTCTCCAAAACCTCTCTAGCATATTTAATTCCGCCGGAAGCAATATAGGTCTGGGCCTCATGAAGTACTAGGAACTCTTCAAAAATTTTCTTCTTCACTTCAGGATCCACATTAGTTATATTTGCAATCTCTGAACCGATTCTCTCGATATCCTCTTCTCTGAAATTTTTGAGTACTTTTGAGGATACATCAGGGCCCAGAGCAATTAGTAAAATAGCTATTTTTTTTATTCCTGTTAACTTACCTTCCTTACTCACCAAATACACCTACCTAAACTCGTAAAATAATTTAGTCTTCCATAAGCCATTGTCTCAATAGCGCTGCTGTTTCTTCTGGTTTGTCTTTTGCTACCTTCTGTACCTTTTCCTGTTTTTTGACTGATTCTTCCTTTGGTTTAGGAGGCTCAATTTCCTCTTCCATTTGTCCTACTGGAATTGGTCTTTGCAAAACCGGGTCCGTCTTAAATGCTTCTCCAAGGGTTTTAACAATTATTACTAATAATATGAAACCTAATATTGCAGCTAAAGCTCTAAACCCCCAGCCTATATATGTTTTCATCTGTTCTTCTTTCCTCTGTTGCAAAGAGGTTACTGTCATCTGCGCCTCAGCTTCCTGTAATGCTGTTTTATCAAACTCCATGCTCATTACTGCAATCTGGTCTCCCCGTTCAGGATTAAAACCTATTGCAGCACCAACAACTTGACGGATTGATTCAACCATTTCATCTGTAAGTGTACCGTCAATGGCAACTGCAGTTGATAAGGAAATAAGTCTACCTGGTGCATAAACAACAGTTTCCTGAAGCTGATCCAACTCATAGTTGGTGACTCTTTCAGATATAGTACTACCACTATCACCGCTTTCCAATTCAGGATAAGTTGTACCCAAATCTTGAAGGTTATCCTCTCCTACAACTCCACCTTCAGCATTGTTAATATGTTGTTCATCAATTATTTCTTCACTTCTAATATGTGATTCGCCAAACTCAATTCTAGTAACTTCACGCCGATCATAATCAAGCTCTGCTGTCACCATGGTAACAGCTTGACCATTACCCAGCATCGGCCGCAAAAGATTTTCTACTTTCTGTTCTAAATCTTTTTCAAATTTTCTTTTTTGCTCAAACTGTTTTCCTTGTGAAACCATTAAACTTCCACTATCATCAAACAGCCCTTCACTTAGGATAATTCCTTGTGTATCAATAATATTTACGTTCTCGACTGCTAACCTCTCTACACTTCCTGAAACAAGATTTACTATGGCCATTACCTGGTCTGGGCGTAAAGTAGCCATTGGAGCAAGCTTTACAACTATAGAAGCAGATGCTTTTCCCTGGTCTCTAATAAATAGACTCTGTTCGGGAATAACTAGATGAACCCTCGCTTGTTCTACTGCCTCAAGCTGTATAACTGTCCTTCTAAGC
This genomic stretch from Desulfitibacter sp. BRH_c19 harbors:
- a CDS encoding flagellar motor switch protein FliG, with the protein product MSKEGKLTGIKKIAILLIALGPDVSSKVLKNFREEDIERIGSEIANITNVDPEVKKKIFEEFLVLHEAQTYIASGGIKYAREVLEKALGPQKATELIKRLTEASRIKPFNLLRKTDPKQLVNFINNEHPQTISLILSYLQPDQAAIVLSSLPEEMQTDITRRIATMERTSPEMLKEVEGVLEKKLSSVVNQDFTVAGGIDTLVDILNRVDRGTEKSILEELEREDQELVEEIRKRMFVFEDIITLDDQSIRRVLREIDFKDLAYALKGSSTEVTDRVLKNLSKRAGEMLAEDIEMLGPVRLREVEEAQQKIVQVIRRLDEAGEIIISRGGEDAIVV